The following are encoded in a window of Lagenorhynchus albirostris chromosome 3, mLagAlb1.1, whole genome shotgun sequence genomic DNA:
- the FABP6 gene encoding gastrotropin — MSFTGKYEMESENNYDEFMKRLGLPSDRIEKGRDLKTISEVQQDGQNFTWSQNYPGGPSITNNFTIGKECDMETVMGKKFKATVQMEGGKVVVNFPHYNYTAEIVDGKLVEISTVAGVSYERVSKRLA; from the exons ATGTCCTTCACCGGCAAGTATGAGATGGAGAGCGAGAACAACTATGACGAGTTCATGAAGCGCCTGG GGCTCCCCAGCGACAGGATTGAAAAGGGTCGCGACCTCAAGACTATCTCAGAGGTGCAGCAGGACGGGCAGAACTTCACCTGGTCCCAGAACTACCCCGGGGGCCCCTCCATTACCAACAATTTCACCATCGGCAAAGAGTGCGACATGGAGACCGTGATGGGCAAGAAGTTCAAG GCCACTGTGCAGATGGAGGGTGGGAAGGTGGTGGTGAACTTCCCCCACTACAACTACACTGCGGAGATCGTGGATGGCAAGCTGGTGGAG ATCTCCACCGTTGCAGGTGTGTCCTACGAGCGCGTGAGCAAGAGGCTGGCCTGA